A genomic window from Deltaproteobacteria bacterium includes:
- a CDS encoding ABC transporter permease, giving the protein MRNVLTIAGRELRSYFSSPVAYVLLAAYLALAGYFFFALLSAFNQTLQIYSMMRNPEMLTRFNLNQMVVVPLLHNMSVLLIFIVPAISMRMFPEEKRSGTYELLLTSPVRVGEIVLGKFLGGLALVLLMVALSGLFGLLLVRYGNPEVPMMLSGYLGLALMATVFLAVGTLVSSFTDNVVIAYVGALFALLVLYTIGWLGETTQGAAGRIVRYASITEHFGELTKGIVDTKDLVYFATLLLIGLFLSLRSVESVRWR; this is encoded by the coding sequence ATGCGCAACGTCCTAACCATCGCCGGGCGGGAGCTGCGCTCGTACTTCTCCTCGCCGGTCGCCTACGTGCTCCTCGCCGCCTACCTGGCGCTCGCCGGCTACTTCTTCTTCGCGCTCCTCTCCGCCTTCAACCAGACCCTGCAGATCTACAGCATGATGCGCAACCCGGAGATGCTCACGCGCTTCAACCTGAACCAGATGGTCGTGGTCCCGCTCCTCCACAACATGTCGGTGCTGCTCATCTTCATCGTGCCCGCGATCAGCATGCGGATGTTCCCCGAGGAGAAGCGTTCGGGCACCTACGAGCTTCTCCTCACCTCGCCGGTGCGCGTCGGCGAGATCGTGCTCGGCAAGTTCCTGGGCGGGCTCGCGCTGGTGCTCCTCATGGTGGCGCTCTCGGGGCTGTTCGGGCTCCTGCTCGTCCGCTACGGCAACCCCGAGGTGCCGATGATGCTGTCGGGCTACCTCGGCCTCGCGCTCATGGCGACGGTGTTCCTGGCCGTCGGGACGCTCGTCTCGTCGTTCACCGACAACGTGGTCATCGCCTACGTGGGCGCCCTCTTCGCGCTCCTCGTCCTCTACACGATCGGCTGGCTCGGCGAGACGACGCAGGGCGCGGCGGGGCGGATCGTGCGCTACGCCTCGATCACCGAGCACTTCGGCGAGCTCACCAAGGGGATCGTCGACACGAAGGACCTGGTCTACTTCGCCACCCTCCTGCTGATCGGCCTCTTCCTGTCGCTGCGCTCGGTCGAGTCCGTGCGCTGGAGGTAG